The Lachnospiraceae bacterium genome has a window encoding:
- a CDS encoding GNAT family N-acetyltransferase, with amino-acid sequence METDRLYIRKFVEEDIEAFCELIRNKMASPYAVYDHAFPTDDDGLREVLRYFTSTDEFWALELKAESRVIGFISLNRVDEVSRNLGYCLHTEWHKKGYATEAAQRMIKYAAEELKLKKLVSGTAKENLPSVRLLDRLGFVAIGLESYELALN; translated from the coding sequence ATGGAAACGGATAGGTTATACATACGAAAATTTGTAGAAGAGGACATAGAGGCTTTCTGTGAGCTCATAAGGAACAAGATGGCCTCGCCATACGCCGTATACGATCATGCATTTCCCACAGATGATGATGGTCTGCGTGAAGTTTTGCGCTATTTTACCAGTACAGATGAGTTTTGGGCGCTGGAATTGAAGGCAGAGTCAAGAGTGATCGGTTTCATCAGTCTAAACCGTGTGGATGAAGTTTCACGCAATCTTGGTTACTGTTTGCACACAGAGTGGCATAAAAAAGGCTATGCGACAGAAGCGGCTCAAAGGATGATTAAGTATGCTGCGGAGGAATTAAAACTGAAAAAGCTTGTGAGCGGCACGGCAAAAGAGAATCTCCCCTCTGTGAGGCTTTTAGATAGGCTGGGCTTCGTAGCGATTGGGCTTGAGAGTTATGAATTGGCCTTGAATTAA